The Chryseobacterium sp. JV274 sequence GTCCATAAGGTGGATTTTAGTGTAACTTCATTGCTACAGTACAAAGTTGGGTATTTAATAATCTATTGTATTACAGATTGTTTCTTTTATGTTGCAGATATCACACTTTTACGAAATTTCGGATTGTTTTGAGCATCTGAAATCCGGTCGTTTATAAGCTGTAAAAAGTTGGTGACTCTGATGAAGTGACGAACATTATTGAGCCTTAGGAAATGATTACAAACTTAAAATATTACTATATAATTTCAAATAAGTGATTGATTATTCGTACCTTGCTGAATAACTACATTGAACTGATGATCTAGACTCTTAGTTCCGGCATATTCTCTTCTTTTCATCATTTAATATTTCCGGTATATCGTCATCTCTAGTCTGCTTCAAATCATTAATAAAACTGTTTTGAAAAGGAAAATATAAATCTATTGAATTTTTCCAAAAGACCATTCAACTGTAAAAAATATTAGTGTTTTTATGAATATTAAAAAATATTTATGGATGTGGACTTTTTTAGTTCCTATCTTGGCGTGGCTTTCGTATGTTGGAAATTCTGTTTTTTCTTCAGGGTATTATTCTGTGATTCTTACTTTATTTCTGATAGGAAGCGTTTTGGCTGCAGTGTATCATTCCGAAGTTATTGCCCATCGTTTGGGGGAGCCATTCGGAACTTTACTTCTGGCATTTGCCATCACGGTCATAGAAGTAGGACTTATTATTTCTATCATGATGGGAGCAAAAGGTTTAGAAACCATTACCCTTGCCAGAGATACGGTTTTTGCAGCAGTGATGATAATCCTTACCGGAATTATTGGGAGCTGTATTGTCATAGGTTCATTAAGATACAGAGAACAGAGCTTTACATTGCAGGGGGTAAGTACGGCACTCATTACGCTTACCTCCGTGATTATTTTTGTGCTTATTCTGCCTAATTATACGATAAGTCATCTCGGAGGCGAATATACATCCTTTCAATTGCTTTTTATTGCCTTGATTTCTTTAGGGCTTTATCTCGGATTTACTATGATCCAGACGTTTAGACACCGAAGCTTTTTTATTTCTCCGCAAAATAAACTATCCAAAAATGAGCCTGTACAAAGTAGTCATGAAATGATTTCCCGAAAACAATTGTATATCAGTTGTATATTATTGATCTTATCCCTGGGAATAGTCGTTTTTCTGGCAAAGCTTCTTTCAAAGGATGTTGAGCATATAGTTGTTTCAGTGGGTGCTCCAAGATCTCTTGTAGGTATCATTATTGCTGGTATTGTTCTCCTTCCTGAAGGTCTGGCTGCGTTTAGGGCTGCAAAAAGTGATGAAATTCAAACTTCATTAAATCTGGCTTTTGGTTCTGCTTTAGCAAGTATAGGGCTGAGTATTCCTGCCATTGCCATTATATCTGTAATGACTGGTATACGAATGACATTGGGAATAGATATCAAATCAACAATACTTTTAGGGCTGTCGCTTTTTATTATTACTGTTTCACTGGCAACGGGCAGAACCAATATTATGCAGGGAATTGTACTGATTGCTATCTTTTTGATTTACCTTT is a genomic window containing:
- a CDS encoding calcium:proton antiporter, which codes for MNIKKYLWMWTFLVPILAWLSYVGNSVFSSGYYSVILTLFLIGSVLAAVYHSEVIAHRLGEPFGTLLLAFAITVIEVGLIISIMMGAKGLETITLARDTVFAAVMIILTGIIGSCIVIGSLRYREQSFTLQGVSTALITLTSVIIFVLILPNYTISHLGGEYTSFQLLFIALISLGLYLGFTMIQTFRHRSFFISPQNKLSKNEPVQSSHEMISRKQLYISCILLILSLGIVVFLAKLLSKDVEHIVVSVGAPRSLVGIIIAGIVLLPEGLAAFRAAKSDEIQTSLNLAFGSALASIGLSIPAIAIISVMTGIRMTLGIDIKSTILLGLSLFIITVSLATGRTNIMQGIVLIAIFLIYLFITIVP